One Pyrus communis chromosome 4, drPyrComm1.1, whole genome shotgun sequence genomic region harbors:
- the LOC137731446 gene encoding vacuolar fusion protein CCZ1 homolog B-like isoform X2, with amino-acid sequence MGLSSATTTATAPEGVQLCIFDLRRGQNEGQELDKILFFFPADLPFSAQFSVIGLSEGLITFTRIFSPEAACEAIEAERHSHVFHEAEPDIWMVMVVEKNKEFEPIWRSDALRKVLKEVHSLFVMFHGSIRALLDKDPGGGLTRSHLYHFVMDYLGDFLVGKKLLLPSFRDSLKERGTVQMLTVGREAAIEVQSLVRVLESCAGNMPCHSLILFQDLLVSTTLSPDDTVNLFAYAVLRLTPRALSSGVSSWSYLRKGATSHVSSSSSLARPGSVPEHLHGSLGNSPAGDNSSRVVRPLQPDKWSKGKDGFLVSDIWGADTSTGTSATPTVLLHPTDERMYLCAHQHKSLTLIFLLPVSSVLNGDQGVSAVKQQVLENVSLKLLKVEEKLSKGWGGENAYHVSGYRYLLADGDRNVSRASPPGKVTTLTKGSLLALNKVREEVDLDKSRAKLDNAGHEKELEISIRAKNNAWVIARVTRGKELYMVLEKANETLLYASDAVEKFSNRYCNGAFSLN; translated from the exons ATGGGCCTGTCGTCGGCCACTACTACGGCTACCGCTCCAGAAGGGGTGCAATTGTGCATATTCGATTTGAGGAGGGGTCAGAACGAAGGGCAGGAGTTGGACAAGATACTCTTCTTCTTTCCAGCTGATTTGCCCTTCTCCGCCCAGTTCTCTGTGATCGGGCTCAGTGAAGGACTCATCACATTTACaag AATCTTCTCTCCTGAGGCTGCTTGCGAGGCCATTGAAGCAGAGAGGCATTCCCATGTCTTTCACGAGGCGGAACCCGATATCTGGATGGTCATG GTAGTGGAGAAAAACAAGGAGTTCGAACCAATTTGGAGAAGTGATGCATTGAGAAAGGTTCTCAAGGAAGTACATTCGCTTTTCGTGATGTTTCATGGATCGATAAGAGCGTTGCTTGATAAGGACCCCGGTGGGGGACTCACTCGTTCCCATCTGTACCATTTCGTCATGGACTATCTCGGTG ATTTTCTGGTTGGGAAGAAACTGCTGCTACCCTCATTCCGTGACTCTTTAAAGGAGCGTGGAACTGTACAGATGCTTACTGTAGGGCGGGAAGCGGCAATCGAAGTTCAG TCGCTTGTCAGGGTACTTGAATCGTGTGCTGGGAACATGCCATGTCACTCACTAATCTTGTTTCAGGACCTCTTGGTGTCCACAACACTTTCTCCT GATGATACCGTAAACCTCTTTGCATATGCTGTTTTAAGGCTGACTCCCCGTGCTTTATCCTCTGGAGTAAGTTCCTGGTCCTATTTACGCAAGGGAGCTACATCGCATGTCTCCTCAAGTTCTAGCTTGGCCCGTCCTGGTTCTGTTCCAGAACACTTGCATGGCTCACTTGGCAACTCTCCTGCTGGAGATAACAGTTCTCGAGTCGTACGGCCCTTGCAGCCAGATAAGTGGTCCAAAGGAAAGGACGGTTTTCTTGTCAGTGATATTTGGGGTGCAGACACTAGTACTGGAACGTCTGCCACCCCAACAGTTTTGCTCCATCCAACAGATGAGAGAATGTATCTGTGTGCCCATCAGCATAAGAGCCTTAccttaatttttcttcttcctgtTTCTTCGGTACTAAATGGTGATCAAGGTGTTTCTGCAGTGAAGCAGCAAGTTCTTGAAAAT GTATCCCTAAAGCTGttgaaagttgaagagaaattATCAAAAGGATGGGGTGGTGAGAATGCTTATCATGTTAGTGGATATCGGTATTTACTAGCAGATGGAGACAGAAATGTATCCAGGGCTTCTCCACCAGGAAAAGTCACAACCCTTACCAAG GGTTCCTTACTTGCCTTAAATAAGGTCAGAGAAGAAGTTGATTTGGACAAAAGTAGAGCGAAATTGGATAATGCTGGTCACGAGAAAGAATTGGAAATTAGCATCAGGGCGAAAAACAATGCTTGGGTTATCGCTCGGGTTACAAGAGGGAAGGAGCTTTATATGGTTCTAGAGAAAGCCAACGAAACACTTCTTTATGCCTCCGATGCTGTTGAGAAGTTCAGCAACAG GTACTGCAATGGAGCTTTCTCGTTGAATTAG
- the LOC137731446 gene encoding vacuolar fusion protein CCZ1 homolog B-like isoform X1 — translation MGLSSATTTATAPEGVQLCIFDLRRGQNEGQELDKILFFFPADLPFSAQFSVIGLSEGLITFTRIFSPEAACEAIEAERHSHVFHEAEPDIWMVMVVEKNKEFEPIWRSDALRKVLKEVHSLFVMFHGSIRALLDKDPGGGLTRSHLYHFVMDYLGAFLKRSPFDECCWDFLVGKKLLLPSFRDSLKERGTVQMLTVGREAAIEVQSLVRVLESCAGNMPCHSLILFQDLLVSTTLSPDDTVNLFAYAVLRLTPRALSSGVSSWSYLRKGATSHVSSSSSLARPGSVPEHLHGSLGNSPAGDNSSRVVRPLQPDKWSKGKDGFLVSDIWGADTSTGTSATPTVLLHPTDERMYLCAHQHKSLTLIFLLPVSSVLNGDQGVSAVKQQVLENVSLKLLKVEEKLSKGWGGENAYHVSGYRYLLADGDRNVSRASPPGKVTTLTKGSLLALNKVREEVDLDKSRAKLDNAGHEKELEISIRAKNNAWVIARVTRGKELYMVLEKANETLLYASDAVEKFSNRYCNGAFSLN, via the exons ATGGGCCTGTCGTCGGCCACTACTACGGCTACCGCTCCAGAAGGGGTGCAATTGTGCATATTCGATTTGAGGAGGGGTCAGAACGAAGGGCAGGAGTTGGACAAGATACTCTTCTTCTTTCCAGCTGATTTGCCCTTCTCCGCCCAGTTCTCTGTGATCGGGCTCAGTGAAGGACTCATCACATTTACaag AATCTTCTCTCCTGAGGCTGCTTGCGAGGCCATTGAAGCAGAGAGGCATTCCCATGTCTTTCACGAGGCGGAACCCGATATCTGGATGGTCATG GTAGTGGAGAAAAACAAGGAGTTCGAACCAATTTGGAGAAGTGATGCATTGAGAAAGGTTCTCAAGGAAGTACATTCGCTTTTCGTGATGTTTCATGGATCGATAAGAGCGTTGCTTGATAAGGACCCCGGTGGGGGACTCACTCGTTCCCATCTGTACCATTTCGTCATGGACTATCTCGGTG CATTTCTAAAGCGGTCTCCATTCGATGAGTGCTGCTGGG ATTTTCTGGTTGGGAAGAAACTGCTGCTACCCTCATTCCGTGACTCTTTAAAGGAGCGTGGAACTGTACAGATGCTTACTGTAGGGCGGGAAGCGGCAATCGAAGTTCAG TCGCTTGTCAGGGTACTTGAATCGTGTGCTGGGAACATGCCATGTCACTCACTAATCTTGTTTCAGGACCTCTTGGTGTCCACAACACTTTCTCCT GATGATACCGTAAACCTCTTTGCATATGCTGTTTTAAGGCTGACTCCCCGTGCTTTATCCTCTGGAGTAAGTTCCTGGTCCTATTTACGCAAGGGAGCTACATCGCATGTCTCCTCAAGTTCTAGCTTGGCCCGTCCTGGTTCTGTTCCAGAACACTTGCATGGCTCACTTGGCAACTCTCCTGCTGGAGATAACAGTTCTCGAGTCGTACGGCCCTTGCAGCCAGATAAGTGGTCCAAAGGAAAGGACGGTTTTCTTGTCAGTGATATTTGGGGTGCAGACACTAGTACTGGAACGTCTGCCACCCCAACAGTTTTGCTCCATCCAACAGATGAGAGAATGTATCTGTGTGCCCATCAGCATAAGAGCCTTAccttaatttttcttcttcctgtTTCTTCGGTACTAAATGGTGATCAAGGTGTTTCTGCAGTGAAGCAGCAAGTTCTTGAAAAT GTATCCCTAAAGCTGttgaaagttgaagagaaattATCAAAAGGATGGGGTGGTGAGAATGCTTATCATGTTAGTGGATATCGGTATTTACTAGCAGATGGAGACAGAAATGTATCCAGGGCTTCTCCACCAGGAAAAGTCACAACCCTTACCAAG GGTTCCTTACTTGCCTTAAATAAGGTCAGAGAAGAAGTTGATTTGGACAAAAGTAGAGCGAAATTGGATAATGCTGGTCACGAGAAAGAATTGGAAATTAGCATCAGGGCGAAAAACAATGCTTGGGTTATCGCTCGGGTTACAAGAGGGAAGGAGCTTTATATGGTTCTAGAGAAAGCCAACGAAACACTTCTTTATGCCTCCGATGCTGTTGAGAAGTTCAGCAACAG GTACTGCAATGGAGCTTTCTCGTTGAATTAG
- the LOC137732526 gene encoding protein RGF1 INDUCIBLE TRANSCRIPTION FACTOR 1-like, which yields MVGCKVCIKNSTDNWLNTLLLSKFFGSCGVHQDLRKNEKNVFCIDCSLLLCRHCMTSHCLHTKLQICKYVYHDVVRLQEIQKHLDCSKIQTYKINGEKAVHLNPRPQSKDAKPSTKAKFGASCEACGKYLQDMPNRYCSIACKASVVSVTPKEHQSHEFITVAVPQYAEFSLKGNYYNSETNMSEMESSSISLAESSEEMNTWVCSALKPRRLLHKRKGIPHRAPLC from the exons atg GTAGGCTGCAAGGTTTGCATAAAAAACAGTACAGATAATTGGCTTAACACCCTTTTGCTTAGCAAATTCTTCGGTTCCTGCGGCGTTCATCAAGATCTTCGAAAAAACGAGAAGAATGTCTTCTGCATAGACTGCAGCCTCCTCCTCTGCAGGCATTGTATGACATCTCATTGCCTTCACACAAAGCTTCAGATCTGCAAATACGTTTATCATGATGTCGTTCGCCTTCAAGAAATTCAGAAGCATCTTGACTGCTCTAAAATTCAG ACATATAAAATCAACGGAGAGAAAGCTGTGCATCTAAATCCTCGTCCTCAATCCAAAGACGCCAAACCATCAACAAAAGCAAAGTTCGGTGCTTCCTGTGAAGCTTGTGGGAAATATCTACAGGACATGCCAAATCGCTACTGCTCCATCGCGTGCAAG GCATCGGTAGTTTCAGTGACGCCGAAAGAGCACCAAAGTCACGAATTCATCACCGTTGCAGTACCCCAATATGCTGAATTTTCGCTAAAAGGTAACTACTACAATTCGGAAACAAATATGAGCGAAATGGAGTCGTCCTCTATCTCGTTAGCGGAGTCATCTGAGGAGATGAATACTTGGGTGTGTTCAGCATTGAAGCCGAGGAGGCTTTTGCACAAGAGGAAAGGCATTCCTCACAGAGCTCCTCTCTGCTGA
- the LOC137731193 gene encoding binding partner of ACD11 1-like: protein MSIPAEPANEGIEAAPQSTAPTPISTNIAPNVKSVKVSNISQAISDKDIKEFLSFSGDIQHVEMQRETENTQLAYVTFKEAQGADTAVLLSGATIADLPVTITTAKDYKLPPEAIPLPSSPEKKPAAASSAVKKAEDVASAMLAKGYILGKDAINKAKEFDERHKLTSKVSATVVSINERMGLMEKLGAGRAVVSEKVREMDQKFMVSEKTKSAFAVAEQKASSAGSSIMSNPYVLTGASWVSNALSAVAKVAEDVGMMAKEKVERTEEEKMEIMHRQRTEVITDFAQTHLDESSAPEPPVAPVSSPDDTKPGVK, encoded by the exons ATGTCG ATTCCGGCGGAACCTGCAAATGAGGGGATTGAAGCAGCTCCCCAGTCGACAGCTCCCACACCAATCTCCACGAACATAGCCCCAAAT GTAAAGTCAGTTAAAGTAAGCAACATCTCGCAAGCCATTTCCGACAAGGATATCAAGGAATTCTTATCATTTTCCGGAGATATTCAACATGTTGAGATGCAACG GGAAACTGAAAATACACAGCTTGCCTACGTTACCTTCAAGGAAGCACAAGGAGCAGATACAGCAGTTCTTTTGTCG GGAGCCACCATAGCAGATCTTCCTGTCACCATTACAACTGCCAAGGATTACAAGCTGCCTCCTGAAGCTATTCCGCTCCCATCAAGCCCG GAGAAAAAGCCAGCTGCTGCTAGTTCTGCTGTAAAGAAGGCAGAAGATGTGGCCAGCGCTATGCTTGCCAAGGGATACATCTTAGGAAAGGATGCGATTAACAAGGCGAAAGAGTTTGACGAGAGGCATAAGTTGACGTCAAAGGTCTCTGCCACAGTCGTTTCAATTAACGAAAGGATGGGGCTGATGGAGAAGCTAGGTGCTGGAAGAGCTGTTGTCAGCGAAAAGGTGAGAGAGATGGATCAAAAGTTCATGGTATCTGAAAAGACAAAGTCTGCCTTTGCTGTTGCCGAGCAGAAGGCAAGCAGTGCGGGATCTTCTATCATGAGCAACCCTTATGTATTGACCGGGGCCTCATGGGTTTCTAACGCACTCAGCGCAGTTGCAAAGGTGGCTGAGGATGTGGGCATGATGGCCAAGGAGAAGGTGGAGAGGACCGAGGAGGAAAAAATGGAGATCATGCACAGGCAGAGGACAGAGGTCATCACTGACTTTGCACAAACCCATCTTGACGAATCTTCTGCCCCGGAGCCTCCAGTTGCTCCAGTCAGTTCTCCTGATGATACAAAGCCCGGTGTTAAATGA
- the LOC137731197 gene encoding alpha carbonic anhydrase 8-like: MADCTGEREKEGYSVEETAAVRNRLSGLRLDSSSFKSSSAADPKNPVKTLKRRSPTQSPPLSQPNPKKEKLSHPPHPPSPLLRRCISDTFCFNPTPPPPQSHPEPTVTVTPPLAPPTGNASAAASASTINPKPKLHRSVSVPNPRSPKTVSGSDEDDNTAVLRD; encoded by the coding sequence ATGGCGGACTGCACTGgagaaagggaaaaagaaggGTACTCAGTGGAGGAGACGGCGGCTGTGAGGAATCGGTTGTCCGGGCTCCGCCTCGACAGCAGCAGCTTCAAGTCTTCCTCCGCTGCTGATCCCAAGAATCCCGTGAAAACATTGAAGAGGCGGTCGCCCACCCAATCTCCACCATTATCCCAACCCAACCCCAAGAAAGAGAAGCTCTCTCACCCTCCTCATCCTCCTTCTCCTCTTCTCCGCCGCTGCATTTCCGATACCTTCTGTTTCAACCCAACTCCTCCGCCTCCCCAGTCTCATCCGGAACCTACGGTCACGGTTACACCACCGCTTGCCCCACCAACCGGTAATGCCTCCGCTGCCGCCTCTGCCTCAACCATTAATCCGAAGCCCAAACTCCACCGCTCCGTATCCGTTCCCAATCCTCGCTCACCGAAAACCGTCTCCGGCAGTGACGAGGACGACAATACGGCGGTTCTTAGAGATTGA